The proteins below are encoded in one region of Ricinus communis isolate WT05 ecotype wild-type chromosome 6, ASM1957865v1, whole genome shotgun sequence:
- the LOC8267736 gene encoding multiple organellar RNA editing factor 1, mitochondrial — MALQAIRFRRALTSLSTLQRTLINPTSPHFPLPQNPTTPSIQSPPSFFSILQTRLFRGSETCLSSQKKKEYRVYKEGDEITEDMVLFEGCDFNHWLITVDFPKDPAPTPEEMVATYERICAEGLKISIEEAKKKIYACSTTTYQGFQAVMTEEESERFKDVPGVVFVLPDSYIDPQNKQYGGDLYENGVITPRPPPIQYKRGGGRFKRNSEQPRYDQQGGGMPNQRWSPQYNQQGPPRQNYGPPQQNYPPQQNYGPPQQNYPPQQNYGPPQNFPPQQNYGSPQNYPPQQNYGPPGQGERMPMNSGNHQANRGGPHQGNYNQGQQGNQYPQDQSGFPQGGQRDFRGDNRNFSPSHAETCGQGTNAGYGQGYPGEGPRFSQMEQRNIQGEQANYTPMGQTREDFRR; from the exons ATGGCTCTACAAGCAATTCGCTTCCGTCGAGCACTCACTTCACTCTCAACTCTCCAACGCACACTAATCAACCCCACTTCCCCTCATTTTCCTCTGCCGCAAAATCCTACCACACCGTCCATACAATCGCCGCCATCCTTTTTCTCTATTCTCCAAACACGGCTGTTCAGGGGATCAGAAACATGTCTATCCtctcagaaaaagaaagagtataGGGTTTACAAAGAGGGAGATGAGATAACGGAAGATATGGTACTTTTCGAGGGTTGTGATTTTAATCATTGGTTGATTACTGTTGATTTTCCTAAAGATCCTGCGCCAACTCCTGAAGAAATGGTTGCTACCTATGAGCGAATATGCGCTGAGGGACTTAAAATTAg TATTGAGGAGgcgaagaaaaaaatatatgcttGTAGCACCACTACTTATCAAGGCTTTCAGGCTGTGATGACAGAAGAGGAGTCTGAACGCTTTAAAG aTGTACCCGGGGTTGTATTTGTGCTACCGGATTCTTATATTGATCCTCAAAACAAGCAGTATGGAG GAGACCTGTACGAAAATGGGGTAATAACACCGAGACCACCGCCAATTCAGTATAAGAGGGGGGGAGGTAGATTCAAGAGGAATTCTGAACAACCAAGATATGACCAGCAAGGAGGTGGGATGCCAAATCAACGTTGGAGTCCCCAATACAATCAACAAGGTCCACCACGGCAAAATTATGGACCTCCACAGCAAAATTATCCACCACAGCAAAATTATGGACCTCCACAGCAAAATTATCCACCACAGCAAAATTATGGACCTCCACAAAATTTTCCACCACAGCAAAATTATGGATCTCCTCAAAATTATCCACCACAGCAGAATTATGGTCCTCCAGGACAAGGGGAAAGAATGCCAATGAACAGTGGGAATCATCAGGCAAATAGAGGAGGTCCACATCAGGGAAATTATAATCAGGGGCAGCAGGGAAATCAGTATCCCCAAGATCAAAGCGGCTTCCCGCAAGGAGGTCAGAGGGATTTTAGGGGAGATAACCGGAATTTTTCACCTTCACATGCTGAAACATGTGGACAGGGCACAAATGCTGGCTATGGACAGGGCTATCCTGGTGAAGGACCAAGGTTCTCACAAATGGAGCAGAGGAACATCCAAGGAGAGCAAGCAAATTATACACCAATGGGACAAACCAG GGAAGATTTTAGGAGGTGA